A section of the Cottoperca gobio chromosome 17, fCotGob3.1, whole genome shotgun sequence genome encodes:
- the rasal2 gene encoding ras GTPase-activating protein nGAP isoform X6, producing the protein MDFMEVSSERSPRRRSISGLGSSEKSVAVDTPNSSPFKVPGFFSKRLKGSIKRTKSQTKLDRNTSFRLPSLRPADADRSRGLPKLKESTSHESLLSPGSAVEALDLSMEEDVFVKPLHSSILGQDFCFEVTYSGGSKCFSCTSASERDKWMENLRRTIQPNKDNCRRAENLLRLWIIEAKDLPPKKKYFCELCLDDVLYARTTSKTRHDSLFWGEYFDFCSLPAVHSITVHIYRDVDKKKKKDKNNYVGLVNIPVSGVTGRQFVEKWYPVSTPTTSKAKGGGPSIRIKSRFQTISILPMEQYKEFAEFITNNYATLCSVLEPVISVKNKEEMACALVHILQSTGRAKDFLTDLVMSEVDRCADHDVLIFRENTLATKAIEEYLKLVGQKYLHDALGEFIKALYESDENCEVDPSRCSSGELTEHQSNLKMCCELAFCKIINSYCVFPRELKEVFASWKQQCISRGHQQDISKRLISASLFLRFLCPAIMSPSLFNLMQEYPDDRTSRTLTLIAKVIQNLANFTKFVNKEEYMAFMNDFLEHEWAGMMRFLSEISNPETLSNTPGFEGYIDLGRELSVLHALLWEVVSQLDKGENSFLQATVAKLGPLPRILGDISRCLAAPTPVQQQLRRFQDQTSAHNISGSLSSGLQRIFEDPADSHSDVRSLQSPVGDVMEGYVRGQRPLLSQQHPSTHTSFSDQEERDNVLPNGRSISLVDLQDVQSLHGPAGPPHHEAPPRLSRVGSQASIGHAPPPLNYAHSNPLTPQPGPHQTKASPRDGQPQSAPQVRRPLHPSLSQQRSLQPLSFQNPVYHLSNPAHSLSTRSAHSLRQDSSSENLSTESSHNSHSNSDDFGSQVGGKVRAPSNSSLDESGSRRSVQSEECSTPRRHLPPDLPPGAATAVAIPRQSTTAGTAHIVKVEQQSRGGGGARTPRSLPHSASLRSIGSANTEPVPPPGHANRQQAACSAEKTAPPPKSAAKQPQQVASPVETAAVAVAMSPVERTAAWVLNNGQYEEEEEEEEEGERSREEGRNTEKYELEISRLKERLRVSGRRLEEYERRLLAQEQQMQKLLLEYKHRLEDSEERLRRQQEEKDSQMKSIICRLMAVEEELKRDHAEMQAVIEAKQKIIDAQEKRISSLDAANSRLMAACWTQVKERYSAPEPAQRPVTHPTPPSCQSLRTESSRTAAADWPTRPARGGAKAQRESINTGLCVCVCVCVCVSVCVTEAQ; encoded by the exons ATCTCGCGGGCTCCCCAAGCTGAAGGAGTCGACCTCCCATGAGTCTCTGCTGAGCCCGGGCAGCGCGGTGGAGGCTCTGGATCTGAGCATGGAGGAGGACGTGTTCGTCAAACCGCTGCACAGCAGCATCCTGGGACAGGACTTCTGCTTCGAG GTGACGTACTCGGGCGGCAGCAAGTGTTTCAGCTGCACGTCGGCCTCGGAGAGAGACAAGTGGATGGAGAACCTGAGGAGGACCATCCAGCCCAACAAG gaCAACTGTCGTCGGGCGGAGAACCTGCTGCGCCTGTGGATCATCGAAGCCAAAGACCTGCCGCCTAAGAAGAAATATTTCTGCGAGCTGTGTCTGGACGACGTGCTGTACGCCCGGACCACCAGCAAGACTCGCCACGACAGCCTCTTCTGGGGCGAGTACTTCGACTTCTGCAGCCTGCCCGCCGTGCACAGCATCACCGTGCACATCTACCGCGACgtggacaagaagaagaagaaggacaagaacaACTACGTGGGCCTGGTGAACATCCCGGTGTCGGGCGTGACGGGCCGGCAGTTTGTGGAGAAGTGGTACCCGGTCAGCACGCCCACCACCAGCAAGGCCAAAGGGGGGGGGCCGTCGATCCGCATCAAGTCCCGCTTCCAGACCATCTCCATCCTGCCCATGGAGCAGTACAAGGAGTTCGCCGAGTTCATCACCAACAACTACGCCACGCTGTGCTCGGTGCTGGAGCCCGTCATCAGCGTGAAGAACAAGGAGGAGATGGCCTGCGCTCTCGTGCACATCCTGCAGAGCACCGGGAGGGCAAAG GACTTCCTGACTGACCTGGTGATGTCAGAGGTGGACCGATGCGCCGACCACGACGTCCTGATCTTTAGGGAGAACACGCTCGCCACTAAAGCCATCGAGGAATATCTGAAGCTGGTGGGACAGAAATACCTGCACGACGCACTCG GGGAGTTCATCAAGGCTCTGTACGAGTCGGATGAGAACTGTGAGGTGGATCCGAGTCGATGCTCCAGTGGTGAACTGACCGAACACCAGAGTAACCTGAAGATGTGCTGCGAGCTCGCTTTCTGCAAGATCATCAACTCCTACTG CGTGTTTCCTCGGGAGCTGAAGGAAGTGTTTGCGTCCTGGAAACAGCAGTGCATCTCTCGCGGCCACCAGCAGGACATCAGCAAGCGGCTGATCAGCGCCTCGCTGTTCCTGCGCTTCCTGTGCCCCGCCATCATGTCGCCGTCGCTCTTCAACCTGATGCAGGAATATCCTGACGACCGGACGTCCCGGACGCTCACGCTCATCGCTAAAGTTATCCAGAACCTCGCCAACTTCACCAA GTTTGTAAACAAAGAGGAGTACATGGCCTTCATGAACGACTTCCTGGAGCACGAGTGGGCGGGGATGATGCGTTTCCTGTCAGAGATCTCCAACCCGGAGACGCTGTCCAATACGCCGGGCTTCGAAGGTTACATCGACCTCGGCCGCGAGCTGTCCGTCCTACACGCTCTGCTGTGGGAGGTCGTCTCTCAGCTcgacaag GGTGAAAATTCCTTCCTGCAGGCCACCGTAGCGAAGCTGGGCCCGCTGCCGAGGATACTGGGAGACATTTCTCGCTGCCTGGCCGCTCCCACGCCcgtccagcagcagctgagacGCTTCCAGGACCAAACCTCTGCACACAACATCAGCGGCAGCCTGTCGTCAGGGTTACAGCGAATCTTTGAGGACCCCGCCGACAG CCACAGTGACGTTCGCAGCCTGCAGTCTCCGGTCGGTGATGTCATGGAGGGATACGTTCGAGGtcagcgccccctgctgtcCCAGCAGCATCCCTCCACCCACACCAGCTTCTCCGATCAGGAAGAGCGAGACAACGTGCTGCCCAATGGCCGCAGCATCTCTCTGGTGGACCTGCAGGACGTCCAGAGCCTGCACGGCCCCGCAGGGCCGCCGCACCACGAGGCCCCGCCCCGCCTCAGCAGAGTGGGCTCCCAGGCCTCAATCGGACACGCCCCACCCCCGCTCAATTACGCCCACTCCAACCCTCTCACTCCCCAGCCTGGGCCACACCAGACCAAAGCCTCGCCCAGAGACGGTCAGCCGCAGAGCGCACCGCAGGTGAGGCGGCCGCTGCACCCGTCGCTCAGCCAGCAGCGCAGCCTGCAGCCGTTGTCCTTCCAGAACCCCGTCTACCACCTGAGTAACCCCGCCCACAGCCTGTCCACGCGCTCCGCCCACTCGCTGCGGCAGGACTCCAGCTCTGAGAACCTGAGCACCGAGAGCTCCCACAACAGCCACAGCAACTCCGACGACTTTGGCAGCCAGGTAGGGGGCAAAGTCCGGGCGCCGTCCAACAGCAGCCTAGACGAGTCGGGCAGCAGGCGGAGCGTACAGAGCGAGGAGTGTTCCACGCCGCGCCGACACCTGCCGCCTGACCTCCCTCCCGGCGCCGCCACGGCAGTCGCCATCCCCCGTCAGAGCACGACGGCGGGCACCGCCCACATCGTCAAGgtggagcagcagagcagaggagggggCGGGGCCAGGACGCCTCGCTCCCTCCCGCACAGCGCTTCATTACGTAGCATCGGCAGCGCCAACACAGAGCCCGTGCCCCCTCCCGGACACGCCAACCGCCAACAGGCCGCCTGCTCGGCGGAGAAGACGGCTCCGCCCCCGAAGAGCGCCGCCAAGCAGCCACAGCAG GTGGCGTCTCCGGTGGAGACGGCGGCGGTGGCCGTGGCGATGTCTCCGGTGGAGAGGACGGCAGCCTGGGTGCTCAACAACGGGCAgtacgaggaggaggaggaagaggaggaggagggagagaggagcagggaggagggcaGGAACACTGAGAAG TATGAACTGGAGATCTCGCGGCTGAAGGAGCGTCTGCGGGTGTCCGGGCGGCGCCTGGAGGAGTACGAGCGGCGGCTGCTGGCTCAGGAGCAGCAGATGcagaagctgctgctggagtACAAACATCGTCtggaggacagtgaggagagactgaggaggcagcaggaggagaaggacagCCAGATGAAGAGCATCATCTGCAG gctgatGGCGGTGGAGGAGGAGTTAAAGCGGGACCACGCAGAGATGCAGGCGGTGATTGAAGCCAAACAGAAGATCATCGACGCTCAG GAGAAGCGGATCAGCTCCCTGGACGCGGCGAACTCGCGGCTGATGGCGGCATGCTGGACGCAGGTGAAGGAGCGATACAGCGCGCCCGAACCTGCGCAACGGCCTGTCACCCACCCAACCCCACCAAGCTGTCAATCACTGAGAACGGAGAGTTCAAGAACAGCAGCTGCTGATTGGCCGACCAGGCCGGCGAGAGGCGGAGCAAAAGCTCAGAGAGAATCTATAAATactggtttgtgtgtgtgtgtgtgtgtgtgtgtgtgtgtgtctgtgtgtgtgacagaagcacagtga
- the rasal2 gene encoding ras GTPase-activating protein nGAP isoform X5, which produces MMGNSCDREVSSERSPRRRSISGLGSSEKSVAVDTPNSSPFKVPGFFSKRLKGSIKRTKSQTKLDRNTSFRLPSLRPADADRSRGLPKLKESTSHESLLSPGSAVEALDLSMEEDVFVKPLHSSILGQDFCFEVTYSGGSKCFSCTSASERDKWMENLRRTIQPNKDNCRRAENLLRLWIIEAKDLPPKKKYFCELCLDDVLYARTTSKTRHDSLFWGEYFDFCSLPAVHSITVHIYRDVDKKKKKDKNNYVGLVNIPVSGVTGRQFVEKWYPVSTPTTSKAKGGGPSIRIKSRFQTISILPMEQYKEFAEFITNNYATLCSVLEPVISVKNKEEMACALVHILQSTGRAKDFLTDLVMSEVDRCADHDVLIFRENTLATKAIEEYLKLVGQKYLHDALGEFIKALYESDENCEVDPSRCSSGELTEHQSNLKMCCELAFCKIINSYCVFPRELKEVFASWKQQCISRGHQQDISKRLISASLFLRFLCPAIMSPSLFNLMQEYPDDRTSRTLTLIAKVIQNLANFTKFVNKEEYMAFMNDFLEHEWAGMMRFLSEISNPETLSNTPGFEGYIDLGRELSVLHALLWEVVSQLDKGENSFLQATVAKLGPLPRILGDISRCLAAPTPVQQQLRRFQDQTSAHNISGSLSSGLQRIFEDPADSHSDVRSLQSPVGDVMEGYVRGQRPLLSQQHPSTHTSFSDQEERDNVLPNGRSISLVDLQDVQSLHGPAGPPHHEAPPRLSRVGSQASIGHAPPPLNYAHSNPLTPQPGPHQTKASPRDGQPQSAPQVRRPLHPSLSQQRSLQPLSFQNPVYHLSNPAHSLSTRSAHSLRQDSSSENLSTESSHNSHSNSDDFGSQVGGKVRAPSNSSLDESGSRRSVQSEECSTPRRHLPPDLPPGAATAVAIPRQSTTAGTAHIVKVEQQSRGGGGARTPRSLPHSASLRSIGSANTEPVPPPGHANRQQAACSAEKTAPPPKSAAKQPQQVASPVETAAVAVAMSPVERTAAWVLNNGQYEEEEEEEEEGERSREEGRNTEKYELEISRLKERLRVSGRRLEEYERRLLAQEQQMQKLLLEYKHRLEDSEERLRRQQEEKDSQMKSIICRLMAVEEELKRDHAEMQAVIEAKQKIIDAQEKRISSLDAANSRLMAACWTQVKERYSAPEPAQRPVTHPTPPSCQSLRTESSRTAAADWPTRPARGGAKAQRESINTGLCVCVCVCVCVSVCVTEAQ; this is translated from the exons ATCTCGCGGGCTCCCCAAGCTGAAGGAGTCGACCTCCCATGAGTCTCTGCTGAGCCCGGGCAGCGCGGTGGAGGCTCTGGATCTGAGCATGGAGGAGGACGTGTTCGTCAAACCGCTGCACAGCAGCATCCTGGGACAGGACTTCTGCTTCGAG GTGACGTACTCGGGCGGCAGCAAGTGTTTCAGCTGCACGTCGGCCTCGGAGAGAGACAAGTGGATGGAGAACCTGAGGAGGACCATCCAGCCCAACAAG gaCAACTGTCGTCGGGCGGAGAACCTGCTGCGCCTGTGGATCATCGAAGCCAAAGACCTGCCGCCTAAGAAGAAATATTTCTGCGAGCTGTGTCTGGACGACGTGCTGTACGCCCGGACCACCAGCAAGACTCGCCACGACAGCCTCTTCTGGGGCGAGTACTTCGACTTCTGCAGCCTGCCCGCCGTGCACAGCATCACCGTGCACATCTACCGCGACgtggacaagaagaagaagaaggacaagaacaACTACGTGGGCCTGGTGAACATCCCGGTGTCGGGCGTGACGGGCCGGCAGTTTGTGGAGAAGTGGTACCCGGTCAGCACGCCCACCACCAGCAAGGCCAAAGGGGGGGGGCCGTCGATCCGCATCAAGTCCCGCTTCCAGACCATCTCCATCCTGCCCATGGAGCAGTACAAGGAGTTCGCCGAGTTCATCACCAACAACTACGCCACGCTGTGCTCGGTGCTGGAGCCCGTCATCAGCGTGAAGAACAAGGAGGAGATGGCCTGCGCTCTCGTGCACATCCTGCAGAGCACCGGGAGGGCAAAG GACTTCCTGACTGACCTGGTGATGTCAGAGGTGGACCGATGCGCCGACCACGACGTCCTGATCTTTAGGGAGAACACGCTCGCCACTAAAGCCATCGAGGAATATCTGAAGCTGGTGGGACAGAAATACCTGCACGACGCACTCG GGGAGTTCATCAAGGCTCTGTACGAGTCGGATGAGAACTGTGAGGTGGATCCGAGTCGATGCTCCAGTGGTGAACTGACCGAACACCAGAGTAACCTGAAGATGTGCTGCGAGCTCGCTTTCTGCAAGATCATCAACTCCTACTG CGTGTTTCCTCGGGAGCTGAAGGAAGTGTTTGCGTCCTGGAAACAGCAGTGCATCTCTCGCGGCCACCAGCAGGACATCAGCAAGCGGCTGATCAGCGCCTCGCTGTTCCTGCGCTTCCTGTGCCCCGCCATCATGTCGCCGTCGCTCTTCAACCTGATGCAGGAATATCCTGACGACCGGACGTCCCGGACGCTCACGCTCATCGCTAAAGTTATCCAGAACCTCGCCAACTTCACCAA GTTTGTAAACAAAGAGGAGTACATGGCCTTCATGAACGACTTCCTGGAGCACGAGTGGGCGGGGATGATGCGTTTCCTGTCAGAGATCTCCAACCCGGAGACGCTGTCCAATACGCCGGGCTTCGAAGGTTACATCGACCTCGGCCGCGAGCTGTCCGTCCTACACGCTCTGCTGTGGGAGGTCGTCTCTCAGCTcgacaag GGTGAAAATTCCTTCCTGCAGGCCACCGTAGCGAAGCTGGGCCCGCTGCCGAGGATACTGGGAGACATTTCTCGCTGCCTGGCCGCTCCCACGCCcgtccagcagcagctgagacGCTTCCAGGACCAAACCTCTGCACACAACATCAGCGGCAGCCTGTCGTCAGGGTTACAGCGAATCTTTGAGGACCCCGCCGACAG CCACAGTGACGTTCGCAGCCTGCAGTCTCCGGTCGGTGATGTCATGGAGGGATACGTTCGAGGtcagcgccccctgctgtcCCAGCAGCATCCCTCCACCCACACCAGCTTCTCCGATCAGGAAGAGCGAGACAACGTGCTGCCCAATGGCCGCAGCATCTCTCTGGTGGACCTGCAGGACGTCCAGAGCCTGCACGGCCCCGCAGGGCCGCCGCACCACGAGGCCCCGCCCCGCCTCAGCAGAGTGGGCTCCCAGGCCTCAATCGGACACGCCCCACCCCCGCTCAATTACGCCCACTCCAACCCTCTCACTCCCCAGCCTGGGCCACACCAGACCAAAGCCTCGCCCAGAGACGGTCAGCCGCAGAGCGCACCGCAGGTGAGGCGGCCGCTGCACCCGTCGCTCAGCCAGCAGCGCAGCCTGCAGCCGTTGTCCTTCCAGAACCCCGTCTACCACCTGAGTAACCCCGCCCACAGCCTGTCCACGCGCTCCGCCCACTCGCTGCGGCAGGACTCCAGCTCTGAGAACCTGAGCACCGAGAGCTCCCACAACAGCCACAGCAACTCCGACGACTTTGGCAGCCAGGTAGGGGGCAAAGTCCGGGCGCCGTCCAACAGCAGCCTAGACGAGTCGGGCAGCAGGCGGAGCGTACAGAGCGAGGAGTGTTCCACGCCGCGCCGACACCTGCCGCCTGACCTCCCTCCCGGCGCCGCCACGGCAGTCGCCATCCCCCGTCAGAGCACGACGGCGGGCACCGCCCACATCGTCAAGgtggagcagcagagcagaggagggggCGGGGCCAGGACGCCTCGCTCCCTCCCGCACAGCGCTTCATTACGTAGCATCGGCAGCGCCAACACAGAGCCCGTGCCCCCTCCCGGACACGCCAACCGCCAACAGGCCGCCTGCTCGGCGGAGAAGACGGCTCCGCCCCCGAAGAGCGCCGCCAAGCAGCCACAGCAG GTGGCGTCTCCGGTGGAGACGGCGGCGGTGGCCGTGGCGATGTCTCCGGTGGAGAGGACGGCAGCCTGGGTGCTCAACAACGGGCAgtacgaggaggaggaggaagaggaggaggagggagagaggagcagggaggagggcaGGAACACTGAGAAG TATGAACTGGAGATCTCGCGGCTGAAGGAGCGTCTGCGGGTGTCCGGGCGGCGCCTGGAGGAGTACGAGCGGCGGCTGCTGGCTCAGGAGCAGCAGATGcagaagctgctgctggagtACAAACATCGTCtggaggacagtgaggagagactgaggaggcagcaggaggagaaggacagCCAGATGAAGAGCATCATCTGCAG gctgatGGCGGTGGAGGAGGAGTTAAAGCGGGACCACGCAGAGATGCAGGCGGTGATTGAAGCCAAACAGAAGATCATCGACGCTCAG GAGAAGCGGATCAGCTCCCTGGACGCGGCGAACTCGCGGCTGATGGCGGCATGCTGGACGCAGGTGAAGGAGCGATACAGCGCGCCCGAACCTGCGCAACGGCCTGTCACCCACCCAACCCCACCAAGCTGTCAATCACTGAGAACGGAGAGTTCAAGAACAGCAGCTGCTGATTGGCCGACCAGGCCGGCGAGAGGCGGAGCAAAAGCTCAGAGAGAATCTATAAATactggtttgtgtgtgtgtgtgtgtgtgtgtgtgtgtgtgtctgtgtgtgtgacagaagcacagtga